The following DNA comes from Salmo trutta chromosome 15, fSalTru1.1, whole genome shotgun sequence.
agacgctcttatccagagcgacttacagtagtgaatgcatacatttcataaatttttttcttcgtactggccccccgtgggaatcgaacccacaaccctggcgttgcaaacaccacgcgttgcaaacaccatgctctaccaactgagccacaaggtaggggtggtataaataaacaaaactctagaccacctttactccacacacagagacacgtacaaagctctcatTCGCCCTCCATTTgccaaatctgaccacaattctatcctcctcattcctgcttacaagaaaaaaacaaaagcaggaagcaccagtgactcggtcaataaaaaaagtggtcagatgaagcagaatctgagctacaggactgtttttctagcacagactggaatatgttccaggactcttccaatggcattgaggagtacaccacatcagtcattggcttcaacAGTAAGTGCATCGATAGCGTCGTACCCAcaatgactgtacgtacataccccaaccagaagccatggattacaggcaacctCCGCACTGaggtaaagggtagagctgccgctttcatgtAACCCGGAAGCTgataagaaatccctctatgccctccgacgaaccatcaaacagacaaagcatcaatacaggactaagatcgaatcgtacaacactggctccgatgctcgtcggatgtggcagggcttgcaaactgttacagactacaaagggaagaacagctcgaagctgcccagtgacatctgattgccatctgatgcacattcagatgtcataaatcagcactgcagagctctccctgtcctatgcTAAATTATTTCCTAACCttaaatctaccaattggtgctgagaCCGAGacaaatatgcatatatttagatggcttcctttcattgatccctaatgTTCTGAACCCGTTCTCTCGATAgataagataaatgtactgataACCCCACAAGAAAATCTCTTGGCCaccaagtgggagggttttcagcagttgaatGAAATGTATTCAGAGTGCGCAAGGTAGCCAGCAACACCTGCAGAGCACATTACACGACTGAATAAGGTAAGCCTGAATACCAAATACTTAGAAGTGTTTAAGAAAGGCGTACATTTCCTTAGTCTGAATCAGCCCCTTACTGCAAATGTGAGGACAAGAAGACATGATGTTTGGACCTTTTAATGAAAATGAATGTACAGTTCCCAAATGACAATTTCTCCATTAAAAaaagacattttaaagtggacCATGATTATCCTACTTCAAATACAACTAATACAGAACTCATTTCAAGTCCTATTTCGTGTCTAATAGAGCTTCAAGTGTCCAGTGACTTTGTCCACAAGatcagctgctccagggcctacTCCCAGCACAGTACGGGATCCTGGCGCTATCTGGGTCCTCCCTGCATCTTGGATCAGACTGACAGGCAGCCCTACCTCTTTGGCATGGGTTAGCAGTTCTATCAGACTGTCTTCATCTGGAGCTTTAACCACAACCTTGGGTTGGCCACAGTACTCCCATTGCTTCAGAAGCTCAGGGTTCCTGCGCTGGACCTGCTTATAGGCCGACACAGCGGCGTGTGAGCACTGGGCGGCCACTTTCCCCTTGCCCATCTTCAAGTCGGATCGGACCACCAGGATCATTTTgaactctcctccttctcccatgACGCTGGTGGCCGTTTCACCCCTGCTGCCATTCCCCATCGCCGCCCTGCTGTCTTTGGAAGAGTTGCTGAACCGAGCCCGGAAATGCCAGCCAAGGCAAAGTCCACAGCCCACTCCTCCCAATATTCCAATGGCTACCTGGCCGTATAGGGAATCCATCTTGAGACTTGTCAAACCTGAAAGTTAATTTAAGGCTGTGAAATTATTAAATGCAATCTGTGAATTTATTGGAGGCTACATCTCTTAGCTACATAGTCTattagggccctataaaatcagtTTTATTTTTTGCCTGATTCCGTTTTTCCCTAAATTCCGTTTTCCAGGTGTCCATTTTCCCCAGTTTTATTTCAGGTCTTTGCTATCGAAAATCACACTTCTAATTTAATACGAATAACAACTTTATTGGATGTTCGAGGTCAACAATAATGCTTataccacatcaggagaccacttttgaggtctggggaaATTGAGAAATTTCGATTTTTGGGTTATGGTACCCTATCATTCCAGTGGGCACCTAGCAAGAGGATGTTCAGTTATGTTTTTGGATttatgcaaataatcatgatatcctTCTGGCAGGTatgcataggctactttgtagttaacattgaATCTACCAGAAGATttttcattagcatcatcgctaacggctacacgtAAGTGGTAGCTGGGCGCCACACATACACAGACGGGGAATTGTCGTTGTCTCTTCAGAAAGTTGCATTAAATAATAATCACTGATGCATTATGTTTGTCTTTTGATAAACGTGTGCTAATTCATGTAATACATAGTTGATTTCCTAAATGTAATACGTTTGTTGTTTAATTGTATCGATTCCGTTCGCATCTCAGAATTTATAGGGACCGCATAGTTGGCTAACTAGTTTGGAACTAAAATCACCTAGCTATCTAACTTTACCCTAAATGTGTTTCCACTTCAGACAAACATTGACCAGTCATCAGTTGATCTTATAGGATTGTTGAACATACAAGGCTGGGCACATGCATGTTTATTTATGGTAACTTAACTGTTTGAACAAAATATTCAGAACTGAGAGTAGGCTACCTTCAAAGCATCTTTGCTACCATTGAACAAGCATGTAGTTAACGCGTTATCTAGCCTGAGTCAACTTCGCAATATTACCTCAAGGGAGGCATAATTCGTATCCTTCATCAAGTTTTTACCTGCTCCGGGAGAGATCAACACGCTTACGTTCGTCTTCATCTACCGTCCACTTCTGATGACGTCACAGTAAATACACTGGGCACGTTTCAGGCTCCCGGTATGAAGAGTAGGCATCAACTGGGAGATGCACATAAATTGGGTCTATCTCTGAGTTTATGCAGCTTTTTAGGTTTTATGTTCTATTAATAATCAAGATAATTGGAGTATTTAAAAATAACATGGTTCAATTTCAAAGTATTACTATCCCATGTATTTCAATCAAAGATTATCTCGGTCAATCTTTTTAATGGTGGATCACACgtcagagtaaaaaaaaaagtgtaataaTCATGGCCAAATAACGACTGGGCACTCAAGGCACGTGCCCAGATATCATATTTACATGGCAAAATCTGTAGAATTTGcttagctttaaaacggcaaagATTGCTCTTCACCCCATTattag
Coding sequences within:
- the ptrh2 gene encoding peptidyl-tRNA hydrolase 2, mitochondrial isoform X1, yielding MKTNVSVLISPGAGLTSLKMDSLYGQVAIGILGGVGCGLCLGWHFRARFSNSSKDSRAAMGNGSRGETATSVMGEGGEFKMILVVRSDLKMGKGKVAAQCSHAAVSAYKQVQRRNPELLKQWEYCGQPKVVVKAPDEDSLIELLTHAKEVGLPVSLIQDAGRTQIAPGSRTVLGVGPGAADLVDKVTGHLKLY
- the ptrh2 gene encoding peptidyl-tRNA hydrolase 2, mitochondrial isoform X2, with the protein product MDSLYGQVAIGILGGVGCGLCLGWHFRARFSNSSKDSRAAMGNGSRGETATSVMGEGGEFKMILVVRSDLKMGKGKVAAQCSHAAVSAYKQVQRRNPELLKQWEYCGQPKVVVKAPDEDSLIELLTHAKEVGLPVSLIQDAGRTQIAPGSRTVLGVGPGAADLVDKVTGHLKLY